The Terriglobus roseus region CTGGAAAAGGTCATTGCACGCCGTATCGGTAAGAAGGCTCTTGGCTTCAAGACCACAGTCGAAGGCAAGGAAGCAGAAGTTACTCCTATCCGTCCACAGCGCGACACGGAGATGCTGCGTCAGGCAGAACCGCAGGATCTGCTGAAGTATGGCTTGATTCCCGAATTCGTCGGTCGTCTGCCCGTGCTGGGAATCCTGGATGAATTGGACGAAGCGGCGCTGATCGATATTCTGACCCGCCCACGCAACGCCATCCTGAAGCAGTACGCGAAGCTGTTCGAGTTTGAAGGTGTGAAGGTCACTTGGACGCCGGAAGCAGCACAAGCCATCGCCCATGAGGCTTTGAACCGCAAGGTGGGTGCTCGTGGTCTACGCATGATTCTGGAAGAACTGATGCTGGACCTGATGTACACCGTGCCAACGAACAAGAAGATCAAGGAGCTGGAGATTACGGCAGAAATGGTGAAGAACCGTACTGTCGCCTTGCCTTTGCCCCTTGAAAAAGCTGGCTGATATCTAAAAGCAGAACGCGGCGACCATCACGGTCGCCGCGTTCTGTTTTGCATCTGATTTCCCCGCAAACTTACACCCCACAAAGGCAGTACAATCACCGGAAGCGTCACACGTCGCATCCTGCGCTGTGTTGCCACGTCTAATGAGGGAGACCCATGCCGAAACAGACTGATCAGCCCCACGGCGAAGTACGTAAACTCCCCATGATGCCCATCCGCGACATGGTCATCTTTCCGCACATGATGACCCCGTTTGTCGTAGGACGCGAATCAAGCGTGCGCGCGCTGGACGAAGCGCTTACGGGCGACCGTAAGATCTTCCTCGCCACGCAGCATGATGCCAGCATCGACGAACCCACTTCCGACGACATCTACGAGACAGGCACTATCGGCAACATTGTGCAGTCCGTCAAGATGCCCGATGGCAACATTAAGGTCCTGGTGGAAGGCGTCGAACGCGCCCGCACCATGGAACTGAACGACGAAGACGGTTTCTTCGTCGCCACCGTGCGCACTGGCAAGACTGAACTTGTCGTTACGCCGCAGATTGAGCAGTTGATGCAGGTTGTGCAGCAGCGTTTTGAGCAACATCTGAAGCTGCAGCAGAGCCTGAACTACGAGACGATGGTGGCCAGCGTTCGCACAGACGATCCCACCAAGCTGGCAGACGTGATCGCCGCAAACCTGCAGCTCTCCATTGAAGAGAAGCAGGAACTACTGGATCTTTTCGATCCCGCACAGCGCCTCTCCAAGATCGCTGACGTACTCGACATTGCAATCGAAAAGCTCAACATGGACCGCACCGTGCAATCGCGCGTGAAGCGGCAGATGGAGCGCGCGCAGAAAGAGTACTACCTCAACGAGAAAATCAAGGCCATCCAGAAGGAACTGGGGCGCGGCGAAAAGTCCGAGTGGGACGAGCTGAAGAAGAAGATTGAAGCCGCTGGCATGCCGAAGGAAGCCTTTGACAAGGCGATCCAGGAGCTTAAGAAGCTTGAGGCCATGCCGCCCATGTCCGCGGAATCCACTGTCAGCCGCAACTATCTTGACTGGCTTCTGGCCGTGCCGTGGAAGAAGAAGTCCAAGGACATCCGCAACATTGAACATGCGGAAACCATTCTGAACGAAGACCACTACGGACTGCCGAAGATCAAGGACCGCATCCTTGAGTTCCTCGCAGTACGACAGTTAGTGAAGAATCCTAAGGGTTCCATCCTTTGCTTCGTAGGACCTCCGGGTGTGGGTAAAACATCGCTCGGCATGAGCATTGCCAAGGCTACCGGACGCAAGTTCGTCCGCATGTCTCTTGGTGGCGTCCGTGACGAAGCTGAGATCCGCGGTCACCGTCGTACGTACATCGGTTCCCTGCCCGGTCAGATCATCCAATCGATGAAGAAGGCTGGAACGAAGAACCCCGTGATCATGCTCGACGAAGTGGACAAGATGGCCAGCGACTTCCGTGGCGATCCGTCGGCAGCGTTGTTGGAAGTTCTCGATCCTGAGCAGAACGCGACCTTCCAGGATCATTACCTCGACGTGGAATATGACCTGTCGCAGGTGCTCTTCGTAGCCACGGCAAACGTGCTGCACACGATTCCCGGCCCGCTGCAGGACCGTATGGAAATCCTGCGTCTGCACGGCTACACGGAAGTCGAGAAACTGGAAATCGCCAAGCAGTACCTGGTCAAGAAGCAGATGGAAGCTACCGGCCTCACGGCGGACAACATCGAGTTCTCCGACGAAGGCCTGAAGGAGCTCATCCGCAGCTACACCCGCGAAGCTGGCGTTCGTAACCTGGAACGCGAGATTGGCAACGTCTGCCGCAAGGCAGTGCGTCGTGTAGTGAAGGAAGGCACGAAGCACAAGAAAGAGTCCATCACCGCAGAGAACATTGCGGATTACCTTGGCCCTCAAAAGTTCCGCGACTCGATCATGCAAGAGAAGAGCGAAGTGGGCCTTGTTACCGGCCTGGCATGGACAGAGGTTGGTGGAAGCATTCTGCAGACCGAAGTTCAGGTGCTGGACGGTAAGGGCAAGCTCACCACCACAGGTCAGCTTGGCGATGTGATGCAGGAGTCGGCACAGGCTGCGCTCAGCTACGTACGTTCGCGTGCGCAGCATCTCGGCCTGCCCAAGGATTTCTACCGCAACATCGACATCCACGTACACGTTCCAGAAGGTGCTATCCCCAAGGATGGTCCCTCCGCAGGTATCACATTGGCTACGGCGCTCACCTCTGCGTTGACCATGATTCCTGTGCGACGCGACATCGCTATGACCGGCGAAGTCACACTACGCGGTAAGGTGTTGCCGATTGGTGGATTGAAAGAGAAGCTTCTTGCAGCGCACCGCGCGGGCATCCGCGAAGCCGTCATGCCCAAGGACAACGAAAAGGACTACGCCGAAT contains the following coding sequences:
- the lon gene encoding endopeptidase La: MPKQTDQPHGEVRKLPMMPIRDMVIFPHMMTPFVVGRESSVRALDEALTGDRKIFLATQHDASIDEPTSDDIYETGTIGNIVQSVKMPDGNIKVLVEGVERARTMELNDEDGFFVATVRTGKTELVVTPQIEQLMQVVQQRFEQHLKLQQSLNYETMVASVRTDDPTKLADVIAANLQLSIEEKQELLDLFDPAQRLSKIADVLDIAIEKLNMDRTVQSRVKRQMERAQKEYYLNEKIKAIQKELGRGEKSEWDELKKKIEAAGMPKEAFDKAIQELKKLEAMPPMSAESTVSRNYLDWLLAVPWKKKSKDIRNIEHAETILNEDHYGLPKIKDRILEFLAVRQLVKNPKGSILCFVGPPGVGKTSLGMSIAKATGRKFVRMSLGGVRDEAEIRGHRRTYIGSLPGQIIQSMKKAGTKNPVIMLDEVDKMASDFRGDPSAALLEVLDPEQNATFQDHYLDVEYDLSQVLFVATANVLHTIPGPLQDRMEILRLHGYTEVEKLEIAKQYLVKKQMEATGLTADNIEFSDEGLKELIRSYTREAGVRNLEREIGNVCRKAVRRVVKEGTKHKKESITAENIADYLGPQKFRDSIMQEKSEVGLVTGLAWTEVGGSILQTEVQVLDGKGKLTTTGQLGDVMQESAQAALSYVRSRAQHLGLPKDFYRNIDIHVHVPEGAIPKDGPSAGITLATALTSALTMIPVRRDIAMTGEVTLRGKVLPIGGLKEKLLAAHRAGIREAVMPKDNEKDYAELPQLIKDEMKLHFVAEMDDVLKLALEGPLPKLEDEKPEALNNKMPPPNALRPATEARQ